DNA sequence from the Spodoptera frugiperda isolate SF20-4 chromosome 15, AGI-APGP_CSIRO_Sfru_2.0, whole genome shotgun sequence genome:
ATGACCTACGACTCGGGCGAAAGGCTAGCAGAGTTTGATGATAACGGACGTGGTCGCTGGTACTACAGGAATGGACGACTAGCTCTAGATTATTACGATGCACAAGGTAAAATACGATGTGGATGTGACGATACCTAACTATGTAGATATGATATCAACTTGACGGCACGATTGGAGTTGGAGAGTGACTGCTACGCAGCTGTGTTACTTGTTACAGTTACAGCGTAGGTATTTCTTTATAAGGTAATGAATGAATGTAATATCACAATAGTTTTAATCTATTTCAGAGGCGAATGCGCAGCAACGTTTCGTTATATACAGCAGCGGTGAACCCGATGATCGTGGTCGCACTCATCCCATTACGATACTAGCCACTTTTGATTACCTCGGAAATGGCATAGTTTTTGATCACTCGGGCAAGATACGGTACCTAAATCTTGTTTAATGTTACCTGTTTGAAATAATTTAGCGTTTTAGctttcatattataaatcatACGATTTTTTAGTTTGTTGAAATTATTTCACAGGCTTAAATACAACCAAACCGAAGGTGTGGTGCTAGACCGTGGAATTGGTCCTGTTTCACATTGGAAGTGGCATACATTGAATGATCCCCCAGTCCTTCAGCAAGTCATGATAGATACTCAAATGGCACACAAAGATCCTGAAATCGCTAAGCTTGGCTCCGTCGTAGACACAAGATCTCGCCCAGATAATGAAGAAATGTTAGCTATAgaatttgataattttatcAAAGAGAAAAGTAAGAAACTGTCCCAAAAATTTAAACCGTTCCAAATAAAGATGAAAGCTTTGAAGATCAATGAaaatttttctttgaaagtgtTAGACCAAGCTACAATATATCTTATTTATAGAGATGGTTCAACGAATCTGAAacttaatattggcatgatattGGATCATCAGGAAATAGTCGACACCGATACTGCTGAAGTGGGTGAAGTGTCGAACAGTTTGGAACGGTTCCCAGCTCGTACTGATAGTCTTGCAGGTTTACAGCGCAGTGTGGCTTACGCCCAACACTACGAGAGACAGCGTGTGGGGCGAGATCGACGATTACGGAGACCAGAACCCTCTGCTAGTGTAGATAATTTGACTGCTGCACTAGCCCCACCTTTGCGACCCCCTTTGCTAACAGTCAATGGGTCATCATCAGGTGTTGAATATTGTAATTGTAGAAAGCCTGcaaataatctatactataatactCGCCTTCTTTGATTGATTTATACTTACCTAGCCTTCTTAGTAATTGTCTTTACACTCGTATGATATtgctatattattttaatattcgtaACTTAAATTAATCTTACCGTAATTGTTAGTTTAATTACACTTATTTCATagatgaataatataattataatttaatgacttgttttattttatcggaGATCGTACATTTGTACCACGACTACAACAAGACAATAAAACACCAACGCTTCATGGTGAATGATGTCCCACTTATtcgcacgaagcgtttcgctAAGAGTTTCCTTGTTCGAACCGCTAAGGATTGGAATTCTTTGAGGTTTACCAGTTTGTTTATCTACTGCGTGTCGTAAGGACCCAAGTGAATGTTACTTTTACGTGTTCCATAGTATACGGTATCAATGCTTCCCACCAGACGAGATAGTGGTCCATTAAATATAGTGGTAAGTTGGTAactagtgtaaaataaaataacattcaacACCAGACCAACTTGTGAATCATACAAAGACTATGTGGGAACTGAATGCGACATGAGAGCCAACCGTGCTGTACATTCGGTTTTTTATGAACATTAGTCAAAGCTAACAAATGGTCAACATAAATGGCATCATCATGAAAATAGACTTTAATCGGTTATTCTTTAAAATCGCATCTGATAAAAAGCCGTTAAGTCAACtcctacattttttaataaaatattgtctatGTTTTTAACCACACGTCATTATCAGctgtcaataattttaaaatgtcatgTAAATTGTCAATCTGACATCTGTTATTCTGTCTGAGTACTATCATCAGGCAATTCATGTTTTTGTGCATTAGAAATACGCagtgttttataaaatgttaaaagttTAGCCaatttaaatagattaatatatttatttctaattatttgtatataatacccgtgtatgtaataattttactaaaatggTGAGTAGACATGTTATTAGCGATTGAATGTTGGAATAACAACGATACAAATTGGCTTTTATCAACTTTATGATTCAGAGTTATCAAGACGATCCCAGTTGTTATGTTGGGTCCTTCCCCAAGGACTTCAGTTATGGGCCTTTCGAGCAAAATGGAGATGGTGACAATACTTCACTGCAGGAAGATCACAAGCCTAGGATTCTGCTTATGGGACTGAGAAGGTATTCTTTTGTGCTTATTTATGGAACCTCAACGAAGTAATGGCGTAAGCTTTGGACGGCTAgttttacaacataaattgacACACCTTGTATTGGATCCTTATTGGTCTTTTGTTTATTCTAATAAAGATCAAATAAGACTAATAATGTAATGATAAAGCTCACAATTATTTAATGAGAATATCAAAACTTTATCTGTTCTTCTGATTTTAGATCTGGAAAGTCATCTATACAGAAAGTGGTGTTCCACAAAATGTCACcgaatgaaacattatttttggagtcaacaaataaaattgtgaaagaTGACATTAACAACAGTAGTTTTGTACAGTTTCAAATCTGGGACTTCCCAGGCCAGATTGATTTCTTTGATGCAACATTTGATTCTGACACAATATTTGGAGGATGTGGTGCCTTGGTCTTTGTTATTGATGCTCAGGTGAGTGCTATTCTTTGGCAAATTATTATAACACATTATGAAATGTATTAATAAAGGTATTCGGACACCAACTCCATAtcttaaatcattattataaaatctaagtCTTTGTAACTGATTAAGCAAGTCATTCTTTGTTCtggactttattttattaagtccaTTTGCATGTACACAAATTGTAGGTAAAGGGAAAGCTATTATTAGCTTTAAGCTAATAATTACCtattgtaaattatatgtaacactgtataaataaatgtatgttccAGGATGACTACCAAGACGCTTTGGATAAGTTACAGTTAACTGTCACCAAGGCATACAGAGTAAACAGTAACATTAAGTTTGAAGTGTTTATACATAAAGTAAGTATTAATATATCACTTAACTGTTGCCACTTCCATTGAATTTAATTACaagtaatgtaattatgtattgacAGTGAGTACATAACTTATCTgccacataattataatatttgattaacCATGACTCATTTAGTTGATGTTCTGTTTTGGTTATGATATACAAGCTGCTAAATGAATTAAGAACCTTGGGtcattaaaatatagtttagttTAGATTTTACTTAGTTTGCAAATTGAAGAAtgtgtatgtattatgtttcgttcagaatttattttagaatgaATTTGTTCCTTTCTAATTTATTCTGAAAATAACTTTCATGTTAAAACCTAACTATGGTTgcttatttttgaaaaatataaagaatttgttaattagataaaatattaaggAGCACATAAATGCATGTTCTAAATTCTTAATGTACTTTTTCATGATTACAGGTTGATGGTCTCAATGATGATTACAAGATGGAATCTCAAAGAGACATTCATCATCGGGCCACAGAGGACCTGGCTGAAGCAGGACTGGAACATGTACACTTATCATTTCATCTGACCTCGATATACGACCACTCCATATTTGAAGCCTTCAGTAAAGTAGTACAAAAGCTGATTCCCCAATTACCAACTTTAGAAAACCTTCTAAACATCCTCATATCAGTAAGTAATTCACATATTCATGTTTTCTAATTAGATTGTTGTTAGCTTAACTGACACTTATAGTCacagcaattttttttatattattgttttgaaaatgtgTTAGAAAGACTTAACTATTACAAATTAGaaagtagaaataatttattcaaaaaccaGTTACAATTTTTGTTGGTACAGTTTTAGCTGTGAGAGCTGCACTAGGCATAGCCTGTGTCATAGCTACCATGATAATATGAACTTAATCAGACATTTTGGAAAAGGCACTTAATTAGTTAGttaattacttacttagttTTTGATGTGTTATTAAATCCAATGATTATTTTTTGCAGAACTCTGGCATTGAGAAAGCATTCCTTTTTGATGTGGTGTCTAAGATCTACATTGCAACAGATAGTTCTCCAGTCGACATGCAAAGCTATGAACTGTGCTGTGATATGATTGATGTTGTTATTGATATATCTTGTATTTATGGGTAAGATATCATTCAACTTACAAATACTGAAATACTTTTTAcagtaagtttttttataaagaagtaCCACtaattttgttacttatttttcAGCATGGTTGATGAAACTGAAGTGAACACATTTAACAGTCAAAGTTCCAGTTTAATAAAGCTGAACAATGGTACAGTGCTGTATCTTCGTGAGGTCAACAAATTCCTTGCGCTCGTTTGTATTTTGCGTGAAGAAAATTTCCAAAAGCAAGGTacagtataatttatattatgtttagtaTGATTTTATGAATAAGCAAAAATAAGCGAGTAAAGACATCTGAAAGTAAATGGAAGACTGTTATGTATCCAATATGGCAAGTAATGTGTGATAggaacaaaaagtaaaaagcaGCTAGTAAAGACAACTTATGAACTGGAAATAGAAAGAGACCCCAGCAGTTTTTGAGAAGCTGAATAACAATTGTGTTTTTGGTTTCAGGTGTGATAGACTACAATTTTTTGTGCTTCCGTGACGCTATAACTCAAGTGTTTGAGTTACGCAACAAATGCCAGAATGCTATAACATCCAGGGGGACATCTGGTACTCCAGAGCCAATACCTAATGGCGCTGCTGATTCAACAGAAAGTGCTTCCGACCGCTCACAAACTCATTTACCATAGCATATCACAGCAACGCTTATTTTTGCAAacctaatacaataataatatgtgtaactatattttttaaataacattaagtatGTGAATAAAAGagcataattatgttaaaaatcgTTTTATTTGTCCCACGCATACATTAAATTAggttggtatttttataattaacttatgATTTGAGATATTTATCGGGAAGGTAATTCCCTGCTTCTGAAAATGGCAACAACTTTACGACTTCCAATTTTTACAGAttgttcaaatttttttttgtattcgcCTAAGttataaattcaattaagtCGACTAATTGGATTGTGTACTACTCTAACGTCAATCTGCGATATGTCAATGTCAATTGTCAACACGGGGAAATACTACTTTGTCTGGTATCTTTTGTTTGTGCTTTGCTATTCTATTTGAGCTTATGGTTGTACttcgaaaataatttattttctctgCAGTACGTAGTGTTATTGATCCTTTAACTGTACGACATCTCTAGTGAATTCTTAACAAATTGGTgagtcgtattttattttattgtgatacaGAATGGAATTAAGAACACAGGAGCAAATTCTAGTGCTATGTTTCtagagaaaatataattatagttgcGAAACCTTCATCACTTTCAGATTTCTGTATGTTTAGAATGAACTGTGATTATAAGAAAACCGTGAAGTTTTACAAACTTCAGTAGTGAGAAGGGGTCTTTTCTGTCAAAAACCTGTATTTTCGTTCATTgtgcatattatgtatatttgcaATAAGTTGGTTCAATCGAACAAAGGATGAGTAAGACCTGCGGTTACCcacaatttaattgtttcactttgttatttaatgtaaacaaagaaattaaCAGTTGACTACTGGTCTACTTTGCTATTTAGTAAACATTTGAATGAAAGTTGTTTCTATTTTGAaactattaaaagaaaatgaaatcgcaattttgatttattttcaaaaatgtaattacctAGTAatcaccaattttttttttattatttactatgaTGGACATCAGATTGACATCTATTCTCTATCAGCCTAAGAACTGTCCCACAGAtgggcaaaggcctcttcccACTGACCACTAGTTTACACTgaagaaatacaattttaataattgtgtatgtgaacttgtatgtttgtaaacgcacccacgacacaggagaaaatcctagtgtggggcaacgttattaataaattaaaaaaaatccttaataaCTAACAACAAAAAAGTTCTTTAGCCTTGTGATAGAtttgcatttaaaatgaaatatacaaaaaaGAACCATTTATTTGTGACccagttaaattaaatataactatGTAATTTTACATACTATTTAactctaaataaatacaatacaaaagtaTTAAATGTTGACCGCCTTATACTTTCCTCATTTGCTTATTTACCAATAAGGTAACTAGGTACCCTTAATTACCTGTTTTGTATTAATTCCATTGTGTAAATAGGTAATTTGATTACAGTTGCTAATACTGAACTAACCATTTTTCTTAGTTCTTAAATTGaagactaaaataaaagtatggaAGTGTACTAATAAATAGGCATTATTTCATTGGTGATTGATGTAAATTAGGTGTTATAGAGTCCTACCAGCTTCTGTGGGTGGCTTTACCTGCATTCCTGTGGAATATAAATTAGCCAGTGTCCAAACTATAGGTAATCCACCACAGTTCCAAAATAAATACTGATtgtttcagccattttgacatgattgagtaacaaacatacacatacaaatttttaccaatttattttattagtaagattaaAATTTCTATGTACTATAATGATAACCAAGTCTCACTCTAATCTTCTAAGTTTGAACTAGCTCTTCACCTCTGTATAACTTCCACATACATAGGGtttttatacatattgtttgccagtgtttatgttatgtttatatacaacaaacacacatactTAAAGGATTTCCCTTTCAACATACAgagaaaatataaacaaaataacaatttattcttaactaactTTTCGAGTTTGACCTTGCTTCCATTGCAAACTATACTTTCCTCAGGAATTGTACTATTTATTGgtgaaaactataattatttgtCAGGATGTTTTTGAATTTATGGCCTTCATACCTATAGACAGACACGAAAGGagactttaaaatattagaatagCTATTTTAAGATGTTAActtggaattaaataaaatctcagAATTATAGCACCCTTAACCACTTGACTACCGGTATTTAAGACAATGTAAAAAACATAGTGCCTCGTGTAGATCTCCGATCTGGCAAAAAACAGGATAAAATCAACTCTCTAGGAACTGCTTATTATATGTTATTGTGTATTTCTCCCGATTATTACGTAACACAATGTCACACCGTTTAATCCCTGAAGGCGTAAGGAGAGGTGAATGTATACAGTGAAAGAATGGTGcaatctttaaattaattttattagtgtcTGTATCTGATGCAACTATTCATTTGTGTGGAACATTCTTAGTTTACTGTTGCACCATATAAATTATATGCCTGGAATTAATAACACTAAAGTTGAATCAGAACCTTTAGTGTTTTAATTATGATTACATTATAGTAACTGTAGTTGTAATAAGATACAATATATCAATACATATAACATTGTTTGTAGGTCTCTTTTTTTGTGACTCAACAACCAGTCACTGAGCCACATACGACGTCACACCAATTTTTCTATTATGAGTATGAGTCCACAGACATCCTATGTACTGTTTGacaattattaatgttttattaagcaaaaattttaaaaaactcAAGAGTATTTCAATCGTTTCGTAAGTTTTTCAATTTAGATCTGCCTCCGTATTAACTCATGGCCTAAGTCTTAGGTAATCGCCTTAATGACACATAGTCTTATCACTAATCACTTAAGCGGTTACCTAttagctataaataaaaataaataacagcaatattgcataaacaaaaatagttgGTCCTAATATAATGCCTAGAGGAACACCCAGATCTAAAATTCGCAAATGCTAAACTGTTTTGCCTTATTTTGATGTTACAATATTTGTGGTATTTAGGAGAAACTGTAATGTGTAATTTGAATTAATAGCAAATAATGTATTTTGCtaggtacttttatattttcctaTAAAAGTAGTTTCTATGAATTAAATACTGAGTTTTAGCCTATACGAAGAATTGCGTTCGATGAACTACACAgtgtgtaattataaaaattgccattttttattttccttattatgATGTGATGTGCTGATAATAAAGGCAAGATCGTATATCGCATCAATAGATGACTAAACGCAAGTATTTAAGATAGTGAAACAATTTACTTATCAATTTGGTGTATTTATGTAACACTTTTAAACATAATACACTTGTTTTCTCTCGATTTTTCTGATATCTACGCATTTAGTCTTTCGCATGCAAACAGTTTGAAAAAGCTCGACTTCTTTCAAGCCACACCAGGACTCATATTCATGGGCGGTATGCGTGACGAACTATGGCACGTAGATTTTTATTCTACAGTtgactttaaaaatgtttgagcTTTAACAAACAGTGTTTACATAAGTAAAGTCAAGACAAAGCTCATActgaaaaaataatgaaatataaccGGGAAGGAAACTCGGGGAAATTCTCACATGGGAATGACTATCAGACTTATAAAGAGTTCCTTCAAGGTTGTGCAATGGGAGATGGTTTACTATAATTTTACTAATGTTTGTACCTATAGTTGTATTCTTAACACAAtgttaatattcaattttatttattgttaattgttcACAAtgtcttatttaaattatttcttatgtAACTTTTTGTCATGTCATAACAGAACATACTAGAAAAAAAGTTGTCCATGTTACACGTGTAtgtaaaatagataataataggtataataaatgttagtttaatccatacctaattaatttggCATTGTAATTTTAAGAATTTCGTCCTTTCGAAAAATAGGATTAAAGTATTGGGGGGCGTGTGAATCTCATCTTTGATAAGCGGATTTAGAATAACAAACATGTTTTCCGCATATTACGCCTCACAATATCACTGGCATGCGCATTACAAGAAGCTGAAGGCCACTGGCGCGATAATATTTGTGCGTGCACGCCGTTTTCGCAAATTTGCAAATGCGAATATATTATCTAGAGTAGAGGACATACGGTTGAAAGTACCTCGTACGGGTTAGTATTTTTTCGAGCAACTGGTTAAGCCTGACCTTGTGGTTTAAATAATACGCAACAGGCATCGTATGGCGCCATCGGTCCTCTCTGCTAGTCGTAAATACACGTCATGACACACCCATTCCTAGACTAATAAGGTGGCTGTATTTTGTTACGTCGCCATTACATGCTGCTGATATAATTCCATCTGGTCTAATGTCTTAAATGTTAATGATCAATTTTATATGCGCATGTTTAATATCGAAGCTAAGTACCTCGTTCTATTAATATACGCCAGACACACCTCCAATCGAATTGTGGAGAAACAGCaaatttttaaaataccttTATAAAACTTCCTGTTTGATACCGTAGTCAGAGTCAAGATTATAACTAAACAATTCTTATAGATAAACTCGTACGCAACGTACGTCATTTGAAATTACTTAtgttatataacattttttagcTTTTATCTTTCTATATCAAATATCGACACATACACGAACACAAGTATGTTTTAAttcttatatcaaaatatacctaaatctCATAATACTAGTGATAGTACGGACGTCAATGTTTTTACTAGTAAACAATTGATGACCTACTTTAATTTTGTAGAGTCtacgaatttaaattttatttaaaactgcaCCAGAACTACTCCTAAAATATTtgctatgttatcggcttactcacgtaactgtttgacgaggaactcgactagtttcaagccatgctagaggctcatattctccaaaaatattgttttaccggcttatttacttttatggcTGCAATTAGATAGCCGATCTGAATCCAAAATCTATGGATTAAAATGGATTTTAGTTGTAAGTATGGAGTTTCAGTCAAAAATTGAGATTGATTCAGAGATTTAATTTCCACCGTTGGTGGTGTGCGGATAGATTAAAAACAGCTTGAAAATATCTCACAGAGTAACGAGCAGCGATTAATAAATAGCTAAAGGTCAAGCTAAAATTGGCGCCAAGAAAAAGTTTTGAAACGAATTAAAGCCATTCTCAGTTATTGGAACAATTTCTCAATGCTGTGCAAAAATAATGTACCTAGTTAGATACGAATAATCTTCCGTAATAAATTGGCGAGATTTATGATTGTGTTCTACAAAGTTCCGGATTTTTGACAGCaagaattaatttatagttCCAGAAATTGACACTAGAAAAGATACTAGTGAGTGCTACAGGGTTAACAGACTGTGCTGAAATTCTTATGATCATAAAAAAGCTCATGAAATGGAGAGAAAGACCTTACTGTTAACACTGAAAGAAAATTTATCTTCTTCGCTGAAACTAAATTATGTTGAGCAAAAATTCACTTCCTGGCTATACCAGTTTTGctaaaattatatctaaaacTGGTTATTTCTCAAGGAGGATTTTGTCAATGCCACGTTTAGCTAAGGTTTTTTTGTATTGGTATAAAGTATCATTGAATAATcgaataatatataaataaaaataaaatagaacaaacAAAAGACAGCGTGGGTTCGTCTTGGCTAACGTAATGCGTTTCATAGCTGATAAACAagcattgtttttgtttacgatATTTTAGTCACATGGATGCGTAACACCTAGGTAGAGTGTATAAAATATAGACGTGAATTAACCCACTGCGATCCACGATTGATACTGACGTGATGTTTACATTCTTACACTCGAGTACCTACTACTTATACAGCTGTAAACAAAGCTACCTTTTAAGTTTATGTTTCCGATGAATAAATTTTGCATTCATTTACGTCTGATGTATAAAAATCtgaaattcattcattcattcgtcTTCACTGTCATTATTTACAAATCTATTTTTGATAGCAAGGCCAAGAAAATTGCGGCCGTATCCAAACTAGCTTTGTTATGAGCGAGATTTACCTCTCGCAGGTATTATGACGATGATGAACAATTATTTCATAAGTCACCGGTTTAATGTCATAGACATTCACATACACCAGGTATGATATAACACGCTCATGAGACTAGCATGGCAATCTCATTGCTTTACCATATTGGGCATGTCGTACATGTCGACAACATCCACAATTAATTTCCTTTTGCAGTGCGTGTTGGTAAACTTGGAGGTAAAGTTACTTTCGTAACAGGCGATGGCGCGACATCACGCCATGTCGCGCGATCGACCGACTAGGCCGTCCGTTCGTAGTGCGATGAGCGTTCTCGTTCTGTATAAAGCAAGCAAAGCGAATGTTAAAGCACATGGTCAGTGGTGTGAGCTGTATGTGTGACTGATATTCTGCGGTATCATATCAACGAGTTGAGCTACGTCACACGACGTCAGCCCATGCACGGCACTTGGACGCTCTCGTATCGGCCCACCTACACCAGCCACTCACAGGCAGTTTACTGGTAGAGTCGGCGCGAGCAACACGTGTCGAAATCTTACCTGTGTTCGGAATTGTGTACGAAAAATTCAGTTGACTGTAATTGTTTATATTACATCAAGAAAAACATTTTGTGCCTTAGAAAGTTGACAGTAAAGCATTGCTTCCTCAGTTCCTCCTTGCTAAGGTATATATCTTTGTTTgctataattaatttgattttgctTTCATAACGTATTGTTGAGAATTAATGGATTTATGATGAACTATGCAATTCACAATCAGTGTTTCTACGCAGAATTGTacttgatttattattgttgttgttattttgttttgtttcacttacaatgttttcctacttagttttaattaaatattatgttgttatgtGTATTTAAGAATTAACAGTTTTACTTCGCTATCATTTTATTGTTCTGTTTTTGACGAATTCAGTAAGCAACTTGCTGCATGTTAACACATTGGTATTCTTGTGTAAATCGCTGGCATTTACCTTATTGGTGATCGGTGGGGTGTTGCACTACAGTGTACTGTGTACTCTATTGGTCGTTTTGAaacgtttatttcaattacacacGTAGGCCTTCATGTTGTTATACTCTTTGTTTTCACTTTACCTGCAGGTCTAGAGAATAAGCATTCCtcacaatttttaaattaaattatggatAACCTG
Encoded proteins:
- the LOC126911528 gene encoding ras-related GTP-binding protein C, translating into MSYQDDPSCYVGSFPKDFSYGPFEQNGDGDNTSLQEDHKPRILLMGLRRSGKSSIQKVVFHKMSPNETLFLESTNKIVKDDINNSSFVQFQIWDFPGQIDFFDATFDSDTIFGGCGALVFVIDAQDDYQDALDKLQLTVTKAYRVNSNIKFEVFIHKVDGLNDDYKMESQRDIHHRATEDLAEAGLEHVHLSFHLTSIYDHSIFEAFSKVVQKLIPQLPTLENLLNILISNSGIEKAFLFDVVSKIYIATDSSPVDMQSYELCCDMIDVVIDISCIYGMVDETEVNTFNSQSSSLIKLNNGTVLYLREVNKFLALVCILREENFQKQGVIDYNFLCFRDAITQVFELRNKCQNAITSRGTSGTPEPIPNGAADSTESASDRSQTHLP